One Hippea jasoniae genomic region harbors:
- a CDS encoding ATP-grasp domain-containing protein yields MKDRLLVLGCGIDQVEGILKAKEMGLEVIALDGNPDALGRRYADEFYNVSVKHIDQIAKFLQVYKKNVDGVIAFGVDIPYIIAYVADFFGVNYTINKNAAKLSQNKFKFKRLLEKLGVSIPYYRSVGCINDINEFVRKVGFPVVIKPVDNSGGRGVYFVDNFNSLEKYYIYALSNSPDKKLIVEKYIEGPQISSESLVVDGEVYTIGISDRNYSRMRDFLPNIIEDGGDLPSIYFTQHHRKQLDHYIKKIAYFLDIKNGIFKGDLVINNDKLYVIEFALRLSGGNFSTYEIPFSTGVDFLKVAIKLHLGIRINKEELRPIYNKPVCLRYLFVEDIKYKGIVKKVELSCSSENIIRAVSYVLSGDSLPEKTTSHSDRLACAIATGENREDAQNNALKCLESIRITVN; encoded by the coding sequence ATGAAAGATAGATTGTTGGTGTTGGGTTGCGGTATAGATCAGGTTGAGGGTATTTTAAAAGCAAAAGAAATGGGATTGGAAGTTATTGCTCTTGACGGAAACCCAGATGCCTTGGGTAGAAGGTATGCGGATGAATTTTATAATGTAAGTGTAAAACATATCGATCAAATAGCAAAGTTTCTTCAAGTCTATAAAAAAAATGTTGATGGTGTGATAGCTTTTGGTGTTGATATACCATATATAATTGCCTATGTAGCTGATTTCTTTGGCGTTAATTACACAATCAACAAAAATGCTGCAAAATTAAGCCAGAACAAATTTAAGTTTAAAAGGTTGCTTGAAAAATTGGGTGTAAGTATACCTTATTATAGGTCAGTTGGTTGTATTAATGATATTAATGAGTTTGTTAGAAAAGTAGGATTTCCTGTAGTAATTAAACCTGTTGATAATTCAGGTGGCAGGGGTGTGTATTTTGTAGATAATTTTAATAGTTTAGAAAAGTATTATATTTATGCTTTAAGTAACTCTCCCGATAAAAAATTGATAGTAGAAAAATATATTGAAGGACCACAAATTAGTTCAGAATCTCTTGTGGTGGATGGGGAAGTGTATACGATTGGAATATCGGATAGAAATTATTCCCGTATGAGAGACTTTTTGCCTAATATTATTGAAGATGGTGGAGATTTGCCCTCTATTTATTTTACACAGCATCATCGTAAGCAACTTGATCATTATATCAAAAAAATCGCATATTTTTTAGATATAAAAAACGGGATATTTAAGGGCGATCTTGTAATAAACAATGATAAGCTTTATGTCATAGAGTTTGCCTTAAGGTTATCTGGCGGAAACTTTTCTACTTATGAAATACCCTTCTCTACTGGTGTTGATTTCCTAAAAGTAGCCATAAAATTGCATTTAGGCATAAGGATTAACAAAGAAGAATTGAGACCAATTTATAATAAACCTGTTTGTTTGAGATATTTATTTGTAGAGGATATAAAATATAAAGGAATTGTGAAAAAAGTAGAGCTTTCTTGCTCATCAGAGAATATTATTAGAGCTGTATCGTATGTTTTAAGTGGAGATTCTTTGCCTGAAAAAACTACAAGTCACTCAGACCGTCTGGCTTGTGCTATTGCTACAGGTGAAAACAGAGAAGATGCTCAAAATAATGCCTTAAAGTGCCTTGAAAGCATTAGAATTACGGTTAATTAA
- a CDS encoding N-acetylneuraminate synthase family protein: MVEFVAEVSSNHNRDLSRCLKFIEVAKECGCDAVKFQLFKVKKLFAKEILEKSHKHRDRIRWELPVDFLPHIAEKCRNIGIKFICTPFYLEAVDELEPYVDAYKIASYELLWLDLFKKCAETSKPVIVSTGMATLNEIQNAVDTLTFNGCKDVTILQCVSAYPAPIKDCNLSAIETMRREIKVDRNVTVKFGWSDHSVNEGVILRAIHKWGAQMVEFHFDIDGEGEEFGFGHCWLPDRVERMIKMVRDGFEADGNGEKVPQASEMDDRMWRADPEDGLRPLKELRVNWTIK; the protein is encoded by the coding sequence ATGGTAGAGTTTGTAGCTGAGGTTTCAAGTAATCATAATAGGGATTTGTCAAGATGCCTAAAATTTATAGAAGTTGCTAAAGAATGTGGTTGCGATGCAGTAAAATTCCAATTATTTAAAGTAAAAAAGCTATTTGCAAAAGAAATACTTGAAAAAAGTCATAAGCATAGAGATAGAATTAGGTGGGAGTTACCTGTCGATTTTTTGCCTCATATAGCAGAGAAATGCAGAAATATCGGGATAAAATTCATCTGTACACCTTTTTATCTTGAAGCAGTTGATGAGTTAGAGCCTTATGTCGATGCTTACAAAATAGCTTCTTATGAACTTTTGTGGCTTGATTTGTTTAAAAAATGTGCCGAAACATCAAAACCTGTAATTGTTTCTACTGGTATGGCTACTTTGAACGAAATACAAAATGCGGTTGACACTTTAACTTTTAATGGGTGTAAAGATGTAACTATTTTGCAATGTGTTTCTGCATATCCCGCCCCCATAAAAGATTGTAACCTTTCAGCAATAGAAACTATGAGACGAGAAATAAAAGTCGATCGAAATGTAACTGTAAAATTTGGATGGTCTGATCACTCAGTAAATGAAGGAGTAATTTTAAGAGCTATTCATAAATGGGGAGCACAGATGGTGGAGTTTCATTTTGATATAGATGGAGAAGGAGAAGAGTTTGGTTTTGGTCATTGCTGGTTGCCAGATAGGGTTGAAAGAATGATTAAAATGGTGAGAGATGGATTTGAAGCTGATGGTAATGGAGAAAAAGTTCCTCAGGCAAGTGAGATGGATGATAGAATGTGGAGAGCAGATCCAGAAGATGGATTGAGACCTTTAAAAGAGTTAAGGGTTAACTGGACTATTAAATGA
- a CDS encoding sialidase family protein encodes MLIYPSKKGYYHSFPTFVEDNRHLYIYFREGISQNNCVHGFDGKILRVKVSVSDLLAFPDCLADRGNSKIVFDGENEMDAIVSKLDNNLFSLCTRIWIPNQKNDCYVSFSETPEFYERQPVIVDGIDISAFYGKAFKSKYGYIFPAYGVIKKDGLQRPLIFVTDTQKWELLSYLPTKLNGNRLNESSVVSFNNRWFIFMREDEPPFGIWMSESDDLLNWSNPVKLFSKAHTPVAYVFKSRLVLFFRYLYAKNVSAIGFIYPLEKDFSIHIVEIYKGNPYDGGYCDLGEVNENLFVSFYLGNEFANPTVEMRLVETKASFGK; translated from the coding sequence ATGCTTATCTATCCATCCAAGAAAGGTTATTATCACAGTTTTCCTACATTTGTTGAAGACAATAGACATTTGTATATATATTTTAGAGAAGGGATTAGTCAAAACAATTGTGTGCATGGATTTGATGGCAAAATATTGAGAGTAAAGGTTTCTGTTTCGGATTTGCTTGCTTTTCCTGATTGCTTGGCAGATAGAGGAAATAGCAAAATTGTGTTTGATGGTGAAAATGAGATGGATGCGATTGTTTCTAAGCTTGATAATAATTTGTTTAGTTTGTGTACAAGAATATGGATTCCTAATCAAAAAAATGATTGCTATGTTTCGTTTAGTGAAACACCCGAGTTTTACGAAAGACAACCAGTCATAGTTGATGGCATAGACATATCTGCTTTTTATGGCAAAGCCTTTAAATCTAAGTATGGGTATATTTTTCCTGCCTATGGTGTTATAAAAAAAGACGGATTGCAAAGACCTCTTATTTTTGTTACGGATACACAAAAATGGGAATTGCTTTCTTATCTACCTACCAAGCTTAATGGAAACAGGTTAAACGAAAGCTCCGTTGTTAGTTTTAACAATCGATGGTTTATTTTTATGAGAGAGGATGAGCCACCTTTTGGAATATGGATGAGCGAATCGGATGATTTGCTTAACTGGTCTAACCCGGTCAAACTATTTTCAAAAGCTCATACACCTGTGGCTTATGTTTTTAAATCAAGACTTGTTTTATTTTTTAGATATTTATATGCTAAAAATGTTTCTGCTATTGGTTTTATTTATCCTTTAGAAAAAGATTTTTCTATACATATCGTGGAAATCTATAAAGGTAATCCGTATGATGGAGGTTATTGTGATTTAGGAGAGGTAAATGAAAATTTATTTGTTAGTTTTTATTTAGGAAATGAATTTGCTAATCCTACAGTGGAGATGAGGTTGGTAGAAACTAAAGCAAGTTTTGGAAAATGA
- a CDS encoding Gfo/Idh/MocA family protein encodes MKDKLNILIIGNGHYATGSTVLEGKKETDKDFGVILPSILELKKQGLVGRVYLAARNGKKFPKLREKLKLMNETFGWDTDIRLFPKDSKLDSNAYKEALERLPAPKGVIIATPDHLHKEMILESIKHKCHFLVVKPAVTTLKDLEEIIEAQYEANVLGLVDYHKVYDEANLILKDDYEKGKYGKIQHIFTRMTQRRDMLSIFKDWIVKDNNINHYLGCHYIHLVGFITKAIPINVRATCQYGVAKNEFGIDTPDLIETQVTWRDMDRNEFVSYHIAGWSDPSETSSMTYQEIHIISTEGYIVSDQRYRGFETVLVGKGQSIVNPYFFYLNKYLNGEVSLDVKYGFKSIKVFVESALAVENGANIQVFEKTLPTIRESRNVTAVLEAADKSLKNDSSIVKVDELILKN; translated from the coding sequence ATGAAAGATAAATTGAACATTTTAATAATAGGAAACGGTCATTATGCTACTGGTTCTACGGTTTTGGAGGGAAAAAAGGAAACCGATAAAGATTTTGGTGTTATTCTTCCATCTATTCTTGAGCTCAAAAAGCAAGGCTTGGTTGGAAGGGTTTATTTAGCTGCTCGTAATGGCAAAAAATTTCCTAAATTACGAGAAAAACTTAAGCTGATGAATGAAACTTTTGGCTGGGATACTGATATTAGATTGTTTCCAAAAGATAGTAAATTAGATAGCAATGCTTATAAAGAGGCTTTAGAGCGTTTACCGGCACCGAAAGGAGTTATAATAGCGACACCCGATCATTTACATAAAGAAATGATTTTAGAGTCTATAAAGCACAAATGCCATTTTTTGGTTGTAAAGCCTGCAGTTACAACTCTAAAAGATTTAGAAGAAATAATAGAAGCTCAATATGAGGCAAATGTATTAGGATTGGTAGACTATCATAAGGTTTATGATGAAGCTAATTTGATATTAAAGGATGATTATGAAAAAGGTAAATATGGAAAAATCCAGCACATTTTTACCAGGATGACGCAAAGAAGAGATATGTTGTCGATATTTAAAGATTGGATTGTAAAAGATAATAATATAAACCATTATTTGGGATGTCATTATATTCATCTTGTAGGATTTATAACAAAGGCTATTCCAATTAATGTTAGAGCTACTTGCCAGTATGGTGTAGCTAAGAATGAATTTGGTATAGATACACCGGATCTTATAGAAACTCAGGTAACCTGGAGAGATATGGATAGAAACGAATTTGTTTCATATCATATTGCTGGCTGGTCGGACCCTTCGGAAACTTCATCGATGACATATCAAGAGATTCACATTATATCTACTGAAGGTTATATAGTGTCTGATCAGAGATATAGAGGGTTTGAAACTGTTTTAGTTGGTAAAGGACAAAGTATTGTGAACCCTTATTTCTTTTATCTTAACAAGTATTTAAACGGGGAAGTAAGTTTGGATGTAAAATATGGGTTTAAAAGCATTAAGGTATTTGTGGAATCTGCTTTAGCTGTAGAAAATGGCGCTAATATACAGGTTTTCGAAAAAACATTACCTACAATCAGAGAATCCAGGAATGTAACTGCAGTTTTGGAGGCTGCAGATAAAAGCCTCAAAAATGATTCTTCGATTGTAAAAGTAGATGAATTAATTTTGAAAAATTAA
- a CDS encoding ATP-grasp domain-containing protein — protein MNKIKTILILGAGIEQAAAIKIARDIGLRVIAVDGNPNAIGLRLSDVGIVADIKDSEKMIEIGKKYNINGVFTHAVEIPQVVAKVAKVLGLPGLDPQAAERATNKLKRIQCLKEYGINVPKFEYARDLAEAKRKVKKIGFPCVVKPIDNAGARGVKKISHVVELESSFEEVLSYAKQERKVLIEEFLDGKQISTESVIYNGRIITTGFADRNYSRLKEFEPYFVEDGHSVPSTISKEEKSKVAEVVELAIKSLGINWGVAKGDILIKDGKVYIIEMAARTSGGWFCSGTVPIATGINILKPLIKMSVNLPINEECFHPKFEKAACQRYIIPTKDGIFKGIHGVNKAAQMPGVRMLGLFNLPKIGQKIRKATNHSERIGHLIAEGDTLEQAVRRCENAVKLISIEVEDER, from the coding sequence ATGAATAAAATAAAAACAATTCTAATTCTTGGTGCTGGTATTGAGCAGGCTGCGGCAATAAAAATAGCAAGAGATATAGGATTAAGGGTAATTGCTGTTGATGGTAACCCCAATGCGATTGGTTTGAGGCTATCTGATGTTGGAATAGTTGCAGACATTAAAGATAGTGAAAAGATGATAGAAATAGGCAAAAAATACAATATTAATGGTGTATTTACACACGCCGTTGAGATACCTCAGGTAGTTGCTAAGGTTGCTAAAGTTTTGGGTTTACCTGGTTTGGATCCTCAGGCTGCAGAAAGAGCCACAAATAAACTTAAAAGAATTCAATGTTTGAAAGAATATGGAATTAATGTGCCTAAATTTGAATATGCGAGAGATCTTGCAGAAGCTAAAAGGAAAGTTAAAAAAATAGGTTTTCCTTGCGTGGTTAAGCCTATCGATAATGCAGGAGCTCGTGGTGTTAAAAAAATCTCTCATGTAGTAGAGCTTGAAAGTTCTTTTGAAGAGGTTTTGAGTTATGCAAAGCAAGAAAGAAAAGTTTTGATTGAAGAATTTTTAGATGGCAAGCAGATAAGTACGGAATCAGTAATTTATAATGGAAGGATAATTACAACCGGTTTTGCTGATAGAAATTATTCAAGGTTAAAGGAGTTTGAACCATATTTTGTGGAAGATGGTCATAGTGTTCCTTCGACGATATCTAAAGAGGAGAAAAGTAAGGTTGCAGAAGTGGTAGAGCTGGCTATAAAATCTTTGGGTATTAACTGGGGGGTTGCAAAAGGGGATATATTAATTAAAGATGGTAAAGTGTATATAATAGAGATGGCAGCACGAACAAGTGGTGGTTGGTTTTGTTCAGGTACTGTTCCTATAGCAACCGGTATTAATATCTTAAAACCCTTAATTAAAATGAGTGTGAACTTACCAATAAATGAAGAATGTTTTCATCCAAAGTTTGAAAAGGCGGCTTGCCAGAGATATATAATTCCAACAAAAGACGGTATTTTTAAGGGCATTCATGGTGTGAACAAAGCGGCTCAAATGCCAGGGGTTAGAATGCTTGGTTTATTTAATCTTCCTAAAATAGGTCAGAAAATAAGAAAGGCTACTAATCATTCTGAAAGAATAGGTCATTTAATAGCAGAGGGAGATACATTAGAGCAAGCTGTTAGAAGGTGTGAAAATGCAGTAAAACTTATATCAATTGAGGTCGAAGATGAAAGATAA
- a CDS encoding class I SAM-dependent methyltransferase, which translates to MKHNIELWEEVYKWNKKERNYLVYPDEEVVRIIKKFFLPRNVKSVLDVGCGSGRHTLALLREGFSVTAVDTSETALGILKSLVNNFKENINDKLKIMQGDIKNMPFNNNSFDAILCWGVLHYLDTEELKKAIKEMHRILKEGGLLALTLRSTEDSEYKREHGDKLQESQAFESKGMLFKYFSESDLPSILGNFKIINYGHKTRTTFEDKKRVIAHWFIVAKKVGFK; encoded by the coding sequence ATGAAACATAATATCGAACTGTGGGAAGAAGTATATAAGTGGAATAAAAAAGAGAGAAATTATTTGGTATACCCCGATGAAGAGGTTGTGAGAATTATAAAGAAATTTTTTTTGCCGAGGAATGTAAAAAGTGTTTTAGATGTTGGGTGTGGAAGTGGAAGGCATACTTTGGCATTGTTGAGGGAAGGATTTAGCGTAACTGCTGTTGATACATCAGAAACAGCATTGGGTATATTAAAATCTTTGGTAAATAATTTTAAAGAAAACATAAATGATAAATTAAAAATTATGCAGGGTGATATAAAGAATATGCCTTTTAATAATAATAGTTTCGATGCAATTTTATGCTGGGGGGTATTGCATTATTTAGATACTGAAGAGTTAAAAAAAGCCATAAAAGAAATGCATAGAATACTTAAGGAGGGAGGACTTTTAGCTTTGACCCTTAGATCTACTGAAGATTCAGAATATAAAAGAGAGCACGGGGATAAACTTCAGGAATCACAAGCTTTTGAAAGTAAAGGAATGTTGTTTAAGTATTTTTCAGAATCGGATTTGCCTTCAATCTTGGGAAATTTTAAGATAATAAATTATGGACATAAAACTCGCACAACTTTTGAAGATAAGAAAAGAGTTATTGCACATTGGTTTATTGTAGCTAAAAAGGTAGGATTTAAATAA
- a CDS encoding ATP-grasp domain-containing protein, translating to MKNAIITIAAGKSQISLIRKIRNKGFSVICVDRNPKAEGFKFCDECIIESTHNANAVIEKLERIKNGWNFCGIITKSSGIPVITTAKIAEYFELRYVSQDIAETVVDKGKLISKLNKIGVPAPKVKVVSKETELNIDFSPPFFVKPSICFKTHTGMSKVEGYDSLLCAVEAAMSVSENRCVSIEQFIKGIDVISIDWVFENKIIHVATIEEINSGEPFFYGLGWRIPVSCNCEEEIKRVQYDFISKMGINNSLVQTSMKFDGNKAYIIEVHLDLGGDGVPDVLIPYSLNYDIIENAINLAVGESPKAPKSLVIPTYLRFLLESEVKNKPIDFKYIREYFGGVEVNFNGLVAEMNDEHRIGAVVFQASTIDELDLKVSEFERWIRVG from the coding sequence ATGAAAAACGCAATTATTACTATAGCGGCAGGCAAATCGCAGATATCACTTATAAGGAAAATAAGAAATAAAGGATTTTCCGTGATATGTGTTGATAGAAATCCGAAGGCCGAAGGGTTTAAATTTTGTGATGAGTGTATAATTGAAAGTACGCATAATGCTAATGCTGTCATTGAAAAATTAGAAAGAATAAAGAATGGGTGGAATTTTTGCGGTATAATAACTAAGAGTTCTGGCATTCCGGTCATTACAACAGCAAAAATTGCAGAATATTTTGAATTGAGATATGTGTCGCAAGATATTGCAGAAACTGTAGTTGATAAAGGTAAATTAATTTCTAAATTAAATAAAATAGGTGTTCCTGCCCCAAAAGTTAAAGTAGTTTCAAAGGAAACAGAGTTAAACATAGATTTTTCTCCACCATTTTTCGTGAAGCCGTCTATATGTTTCAAAACACATACTGGCATGAGTAAGGTTGAGGGGTATGATTCTCTTTTGTGTGCTGTAGAGGCAGCCATGAGTGTAAGTGAAAATAGATGTGTTTCAATTGAGCAGTTTATTAAAGGGATCGATGTAATTTCTATTGATTGGGTATTTGAGAATAAAATAATTCATGTTGCGACTATCGAAGAAATTAACTCTGGAGAGCCATTCTTTTATGGATTGGGTTGGAGAATTCCAGTCTCTTGTAATTGCGAGGAAGAGATAAAAAGAGTGCAGTATGATTTTATTAGTAAAATGGGGATTAATAATTCATTAGTTCAGACTTCTATGAAATTTGATGGTAATAAAGCCTATATTATAGAAGTTCATTTAGATTTGGGCGGGGATGGTGTACCGGATGTATTAATACCTTACAGTTTAAATTATGATATAATTGAAAATGCGATAAATTTAGCAGTCGGAGAGTCACCTAAGGCTCCTAAATCTTTGGTAATTCCTACATATCTACGCTTTTTATTGGAATCGGAAGTAAAAAATAAGCCTATAGATTTTAAATATATAAGAGAATATTTTGGTGGAGTTGAGGTTAATTTTAATGGTTTGGTTGCTGAAATGAATGATGAACATCGCATAGGTGCTGTAGTTTTTCAAGCTTCAACTATCGATGAATTAGATTTGAAGGTTTCAGAATTTGAAAGGTGGATTAGGGTTGGTTAA
- a CDS encoding class I SAM-dependent methyltransferase: MEIIKDFLDEERGKFHKGVVIDSKEGYDVIECEQCGFKHIIPIPTSREIEQFYKEEFYTKEKPVYFKNVEEDLEWIYETYKNYYYLIEKYISTKSRKLLEIGSGPGYFLKCGNQFGWKTIGFEPSVAAYNYATSLGVNVINKAFDQKYLGKHEKFDVVCMINVLEHVADPIGLLESVKVLLNKEGVILVVAPNDYNPLQEILRRNFGFEPWWVAPKHHINYFDFDSIRLLLERLGFNVVEVLSTFPMEFFLMSGINYVGDNKKGRECHFKRKIFEINMYKYGREYITDIYRMFAKIGIGRQFVVLGVLKN; encoded by the coding sequence ATGGAGATAATAAAAGATTTTCTTGATGAGGAAAGAGGCAAATTTCATAAAGGAGTAGTGATTGATTCAAAAGAAGGTTATGATGTTATTGAATGTGAGCAATGTGGCTTTAAACATATTATACCTATTCCCACAAGTAGAGAAATTGAGCAGTTTTATAAAGAAGAGTTTTATACAAAAGAGAAGCCCGTGTATTTTAAGAATGTTGAAGAGGATTTAGAGTGGATATATGAAACTTACAAAAATTATTATTATCTTATAGAAAAATATATTTCTACTAAAAGTCGAAAGCTTCTTGAGATAGGATCAGGGCCAGGATATTTTCTAAAATGCGGTAATCAATTTGGTTGGAAAACTATTGGATTTGAACCATCTGTAGCTGCTTACAATTATGCAACGAGTCTTGGTGTTAATGTTATAAATAAAGCTTTTGATCAGAAATATTTAGGCAAACATGAAAAATTTGATGTTGTATGTATGATTAATGTTTTAGAGCATGTGGCAGACCCAATAGGATTGCTTGAAAGCGTTAAAGTATTGTTAAACAAAGAAGGAGTTATTTTAGTTGTTGCTCCAAATGATTATAATCCATTACAAGAGATTTTAAGAAGAAACTTTGGTTTTGAGCCGTGGTGGGTTGCGCCAAAACATCATATAAATTATTTTGATTTTGATTCTATTAGATTACTACTGGAAAGATTAGGTTTTAATGTGGTAGAAGTTCTGTCAACATTTCCAATGGAATTTTTTTTGATGAGTGGAATAAATTATGTTGGAGATAACAAAAAGGGAAGAGAATGCCATTTTAAAAGAAAAATTTTTGAAATAAATATGTATAAATACGGAAGAGAATATATAACTGATATTTATAGGATGTTTGCTAAAATTGGCATAGGAAGGCAATTTGTGGTACTGGGAGTGTTAAAAAATTAG
- a CDS encoding cytidylyltransferase domain-containing protein — protein MKTIAFVPVRLTSSRLPEKHLKLIGDRTLLSWVVKRLKSCKEIDEIVICTPEEKENDKLISFCKEEDVRLYIYNGSVNDVVGRLASAARQFGADICVLGSGDCPLLCSKTIDKLVSLLKSNPDYSIACLKQSKKPLIHEGIGVVKREVWELADKLSDTPQLRENHFPVLKTKKDRFKRFKTICIEDDEIFYRLNHRISVDTPMDLEFMNAVYQELKSIGKEFNLINTIELLEKKPQLMEINKNVKQKDLNDKSYNILMVVSAVSNYGYGNLMRSLEIGRVLTQKGFGVRFAVFDEEALNLCKKNLFGCFVINNLDNVKNISKEFDAVIFDLNSQIFVNKSLVLSLKQQSKVVVFIDNLSEGAKISDLIIIPTAHYIGEKLKNLVWGEEHVVLRKKVLDSRPKPIDEKKGVIARIDKDKMEIIKNLWKNVEFIEDFDENFVEKVNNAATVILHLGISCYEAVYLNTPIVVIPRRKDEVMEIEKFNLFCISDSRKKLGNGAEKIVEQIVKLIN, from the coding sequence GTGAAGACAATAGCTTTTGTGCCGGTTAGATTAACTTCATCAAGATTGCCAGAGAAACACCTTAAACTCATAGGGGATAGAACTTTGCTTTCATGGGTTGTAAAAAGACTTAAAAGCTGCAAAGAAATAGATGAAATAGTTATTTGTACCCCAGAAGAAAAGGAAAATGATAAGTTAATTTCGTTTTGCAAAGAAGAAGATGTAAGACTTTATATTTATAATGGCTCGGTAAATGATGTTGTTGGTAGATTGGCATCGGCTGCAAGGCAGTTTGGGGCTGATATATGTGTTCTTGGAAGTGGTGATTGTCCGTTGTTGTGCTCCAAAACAATAGATAAGCTTGTTTCTTTGTTGAAATCAAACCCCGACTACTCCATAGCATGCCTGAAGCAATCAAAAAAACCTCTTATTCATGAAGGAATTGGTGTGGTAAAAAGAGAGGTTTGGGAACTCGCAGATAAATTATCAGATACACCCCAATTAAGGGAAAATCACTTTCCTGTTTTAAAGACTAAAAAAGACAGGTTTAAAAGATTTAAAACTATTTGTATAGAAGATGATGAAATATTTTATAGATTGAATCATAGAATTTCTGTTGATACTCCTATGGATCTTGAATTTATGAATGCAGTTTATCAGGAGCTGAAAAGTATAGGTAAGGAATTTAATTTGATAAATACTATAGAGTTGCTCGAAAAAAAACCGCAATTAATGGAAATAAACAAAAATGTCAAACAAAAGGATTTGAATGATAAATCATATAATATATTAATGGTAGTTAGTGCTGTTTCAAATTACGGGTATGGCAATTTAATGAGATCGCTTGAAATAGGTAGAGTATTAACACAGAAGGGATTTGGTGTTAGATTTGCGGTATTTGACGAGGAAGCTTTAAATTTGTGTAAAAAAAATCTTTTTGGATGTTTTGTTATAAATAATTTAGATAATGTAAAAAATATATCTAAAGAATTTGATGCGGTTATATTTGATTTAAATTCTCAGATATTTGTTAATAAGTCTTTGGTTTTATCGCTAAAACAGCAAAGTAAAGTTGTAGTGTTTATAGATAATTTGTCAGAAGGCGCTAAAATTTCCGATTTAATTATTATTCCTACTGCTCATTATATAGGAGAGAAACTTAAAAATCTTGTGTGGGGAGAAGAGCATGTTGTTTTAAGAAAAAAAGTGCTTGACTCAAGACCTAAGCCAATAGATGAAAAAAAAGGTGTTATCGCAAGGATTGATAAAGATAAAATGGAAATTATAAAAAATCTTTGGAAGAATGTAGAGTTTATAGAAGACTTTGATGAAAATTTTGTAGAAAAAGTTAATAATGCTGCAACTGTTATTTTACACCTTGGTATTTCTTGTTATGAGGCAGTATATTTGAATACACCTATAGTTGTTATTCCAAGAAGAAAAGATGAAGTTATGGAAATTGAGAAGTTTAATCTCTTTTGTATTTCTGATAGCAGAAAAAAACTTGGAAATGGGGCAGAGAAAATCGTTGAGCAGATCGTAAAGTTAATTAATTAA